The Rhipicephalus sanguineus isolate Rsan-2018 chromosome 7, BIME_Rsan_1.4, whole genome shotgun sequence genome includes a window with the following:
- the LOC119399095 gene encoding fibroin heavy chain-like, translated as MKAILTTTLLALISANGYGYPNLGFKPGAGFGGGNFGYGGLGFKAAGTGYGTGGSFGTGFKPGTGYGNFGYGAAGFMFGTGYGDGSFGYGGPGLKSGAGNLGYGPAGFKGGSGFGGGSLGYGPAAFKSSSGFSAGSLGYGPAAFMSGAGNLGYGPAAFKSGAGNLGYGPAGFKSGSGFGGGGLGYGPNGFKTGSGFGAGSLGYGPAGFKSAAGNLGYGPAGFKAGSGFGAGSLGYGPAAFKSSAGNLGYVPAGFKSGSGFGGGSLGYGPGGFKTGSGFGAGSLGYGPTGFKSGAGNFGYGPAGFKSGVGNFGYGPAGFKAGSGFGAGTLGYGPAGFKSGSGFGAGNLGYGPAGFKSGAGNFGYGPAGMKAGSGLGSGSLGYGPAGFKSGSGFGASSLGYGPAGFKSGVGNFGYGPAGLKAGSGFGAGSLGYGPAGFKPGAGNSGFGGGKGSGFGVGYGPGY; from the exons ATGAAAGCAATC CTCACCACAACCCTCCTCGCCTTAATCTCGGCTAACGGTTACGGATACCCGAACTTGGGTTTCAAGCCCGGTGCCGGATTTGGAGGTGGCAATTTCGGCTACGGAGGACTTGGTTTCAAGGCAGCTGGTACTGGCTATGGAACCGGCGGTAGCTTCGGAACTGGCTTCAAGCCAGGTACTGGCTACGGCAACTTTGGCTACGGAGCAGCAGGTTTCATGTTCGGCACTGGATATGGCGACGGCAGTTTTGGATACGGAGGACCTGGTTTAAAGTCTGGTGCTGGAAACCTCGGCTACGGACCAGCTGGTTTCAAGGGTGGCTCCGGCTTCGGCGGTGGTAGTCTCGGCTACGGACCAGCTGCTTTCAAGTCTAGTTCAGGCTTCAGCGCTGGCAGTCTCGGCTACGGACCAGCTGCCTTCATGTCTGGTGCTGGAAACCTCGGCTACGGACCAGCTGCCTTCAAGTCTGGCGCTGGAAACCTCGGCTACGGACCAGCTGGTTTTAAGTCCGGTTCAGGCTTCGGCGGTGGCGGTCTCGGCTACGGACCAAATGGTTTCAAGACCGGTTCAGGCTTCGGCGCTGGCAGTCTCGGCTATGGGCCAGCTGGTTTCAAGTCTGCTGCTGGAAACCTCGGCTACGGACCAGCTGGCTTTAAGGCCGGTTCAGGCTTCGGCGCTGGCAGTCTCGGCTACGGACCAGCTGCCTTCAAGTCTAGTGCTGGAAACCTCGGCTACGTACCAGCTGGTTTTAAGTCCGGTTCAGGCTTCGGCGGTGGCAGTCTCGGCTACGGACCAGGTGGTTTCAAGACTGGTTCAGGCTTCGGCGCTGGCAGTCTTGGCTATGGGCCAACTGGTTTCAAGTCTGGCGCTGGAAACTTCGGCTACGGACCAGCTGGGTTCAAATCTGGTGTTGGAAACTTCGGCTACGGACCAGCTGGTTTCAAGGCCGGTTCAGGCTTCGGAGCTGGCACTCTCGGCTACGGACCGGCTGGTTTCAAGTCGGGTTCAGGCTTCGGCGCTGGCAATCTCGGCTACGGACCAGCTGGTTTCAAGTCTGGTGCTGGAAACTTCGGCTACGGACCAGCTGGTATGAAGGCTGGTTCAGGCTTAGGATCTGGCAGTCTCGGCTACGGACCAGCTGGTTTCAAGTCGGGTTCAGGCTTTGGCGCGAGCAGTCTCGGCTACGGACCAGCTGGCTTCAAGTCTGGTGTTGGAAACTTCGGCTACGGACCAGCGGGTTTGAAGGCCGGTTCAGGCTTCGGAGCTGGCAGTCTTGGGTACGGACCAGCTGGTTTCAAGCCTGGTGCTGGAAACTCAGGTTTCGGTGGAGGAAAAGGCTCCGGTTTTGGTGTCGGATACGGTCCTGGCTACTGA